One window of the Bubalus kerabau isolate K-KA32 ecotype Philippines breed swamp buffalo chromosome 9, PCC_UOA_SB_1v2, whole genome shotgun sequence genome contains the following:
- the STX11 gene encoding syntaxin-11: MKDRLGELVELTKQFDQQFPDDDDDFDSPHEDIVFETDHILESLYRDIQDLQEENQHLIADVRRLGKQNTRFLTSMRRLSSIKRDTNSIGKDIKARGESINRKLGAMKALSEQAEVQHGAHSAVARIARAQYSALTCIFQAAMHEYNCAEMKQRENCKIRIQRQLEIMGKDVSGDEIEDMFEQGKWDVFSENLLADVKGARAALNEIESRHRELLQLEGRIRDLHDLFLQMALLVEQQAETLDVIEFNVQKTVEYTGQAKVQVRKAVQYKKKNPCRTICCFCCPCLN; the protein is encoded by the coding sequence ATGAAGGACCGACTAGGAGAACTCGTGGAGTTAACCAAGCAGTTTGACCAGCAGTTCCCAGACGACGACGACGATTTTGACTCGCCTCACGAGGACATCGTGTTCGAGACCGACCACATCCTGGAATCCTTGTACCGAGATATCCAAGACCTTCAGGAGGAAAACCAGCACCTGATTGCCGACGTGAGGCGGCTGGGAAAGCAGAACACCCGCTTCCTCACGTCCATGCGGCGCCTCAGCAGCATCAAGCGGGACACCAACTCGATCGGCAAGGACATCAAAGCCCGGGGCGAGAGCATTAACCGCAAGCTGGGCGCCATGAAGGCGCTGAGCGAGCAGGCGGAAGTCCAGCACGGCGCGCACTCGGCCGTGGCGCGCATCGCGCGTGCACAGTACAGCGCGCTCACCTGCATCTTCCAGGCCGCCATGCACGAGTACAACTGCGCCGAGATGAAGCAACGCGAGAACTGCAAGATCCGCATCCAGCGCCAGCTGGAGATCATGGGCAAGGACGTGTCGGGCGACGAGATCGAGGACATGTTCGAACAGGGCAAGTGGGACGTGTTCTCCGAGAACCTGCTGGCCGACGTGAAGGGCGCACGGGCGGCTCTCAACGAGATCGAGAGCCGCCACCGGGAACTGCTGCAGTTGGAGGGCCGCATCCGCGACCTGCACGACCTCTTTCTGCAGATGGCCCTGCTCGTGGAGCAGCAGGCGGAGACCCTGGATGTCATCGAGTTCAACGTGCAGAAGACCGTCGAATACACCGGGCAGGCCAAGGTGCAGGTGCGCAAGGCTGTGCAGTACAAAAAGAAGAACCCCTGCCGGACGATCTGCTGTTTCTGCTGCCCCTGCCTCAATTAG